From the genome of Marixanthomonas ophiurae, one region includes:
- the paaE gene encoding 1,2-phenylacetyl-CoA epoxidase subunit PaaE yields the protein MAKFHKLQVKDVYKETDDCSVITFDVPEDLSEEFNFRQGQHLTLKADIDGEDTRRSYSLCSSPADKEWKVAVKQIFGGKFSTYVNEQLAAGDTLEVMEPSGMFGVDAEPEKEKNYLFFAAGSGITPVLSMLKAHLALEPKATCKLFYVNKTAKSIIFKEELEQLRNQYFGRLEIYYFLTKERRDIELLNGRFDDEKMKVLTDTFIDIPDTSEVFLCGPEQMVQYVSNYLVEAGLPKNLIHFELFVTGLSEEDKKRAERLAKQNVEGVEVTIVDGGKEFEFIMTKDFDNILDAALNNGADLPFACKGGVCSTCKCKILEGDVEMKINYALEDHEVAQDFVLSCQAVPTSSKVKVDFDV from the coding sequence GTGGCAAAATTTCACAAATTACAAGTAAAGGACGTTTATAAAGAAACAGACGATTGTTCTGTGATCACATTTGACGTGCCTGAAGACCTTTCGGAGGAGTTTAACTTCCGTCAAGGGCAACACCTAACCCTAAAAGCTGACATTGATGGCGAAGACACGCGCCGATCATATAGTCTATGCTCTAGTCCGGCGGACAAAGAATGGAAAGTGGCCGTAAAGCAAATTTTCGGGGGTAAATTTTCTACCTACGTAAACGAACAGTTAGCAGCTGGAGACACTTTAGAAGTTATGGAGCCTAGCGGAATGTTTGGAGTAGATGCTGAGCCGGAGAAAGAGAAAAACTATCTTTTTTTCGCAGCAGGAAGTGGAATCACTCCTGTGTTGTCCATGTTAAAAGCACATTTAGCATTAGAGCCTAAAGCTACTTGCAAGTTGTTTTATGTGAATAAAACCGCAAAATCCATTATCTTTAAGGAAGAGTTAGAACAGCTTCGTAACCAATATTTTGGAAGACTAGAAATCTATTATTTCCTTACAAAAGAAAGACGCGATATCGAGTTGCTAAATGGACGATTTGACGACGAAAAGATGAAAGTATTAACCGATACGTTTATCGATATTCCAGATACTAGCGAAGTGTTTTTATGTGGTCCGGAGCAAATGGTACAATACGTTAGTAATTACTTAGTGGAAGCTGGATTGCCAAAAAACTTAATTCATTTTGAATTATTTGTAACCGGTCTTTCAGAAGAAGATAAAAAACGCGCAGAACGACTCGCAAAACAAAATGTAGAAGGAGTAGAAGTAACCATTGTAGATGGTGGGAAGGAGTTCGAGTTTATCATGACTAAAGACTTTGACAACATTCTCGATGCGGCCTTAAACAATGGAGCCGATTTGCCATTTGCCTGTAAAGGCGGTGTTTGCAGTACCTGTAAATGCAAGATATTAGAAGGTGATGTAGAAATGAAAATAAATTATGCTTTGGAAGATCATGAGGTGGCGCAAGACTTTGTATTAAGTTGTCAAGCAGTGCCAACATCTTCAAAAGTAAAAGTAGATTTTGATGTTTAA
- a CDS encoding ComEC/Rec2 family competence protein — protein MKFINFSIVKFSVFLTLGILSAFFIPTSTFLLPFLFFGFLILFVIWIVERKRLQKSIFFGILTYLVFFGIGFVCYQLQLPKFQDEHYSHVLSKGGTSETSLLSLKITEVLKPDRYNHKYLAECISVNKTETTGKILLNIQKDSTSTEYTIDDVLLISEKVISIPKPLNPHQFDYSAYMKKLGVYYQVRSESQAILVFEKGSKTIRGSAESFRNHLIAKLNKSNITDNERSIIQALVLGQRRDIDKELYADYAAAGAVHILAVSGLHVGILFFILKWLFSPLGNLRYGKQLKSIVIIGFLFGFALLAGLSPSVVRAATMFSLFLFAEQLKRPTNSINTLFISYLFLLIINPLWLFHVGFQLSYLAVFFILLIQPKLFRYWYPKNRIIRKVWVIITVSIAAQIGVLPLSLFYFHQFPGLFLLTNIVVLPFLGVLLGFGLLIVLLVSINMLPIWLSEIYNHIVLSLNKFISWVAKQDAFLFQDIHFSEEKVLVSYLFIVATILLWKQHSFHRLMVCLLSICLLIGIFIWDRWEASGNELIVFQKSRNTIIGVKNGDNLLLLKPDTLSETAKNAFPIKGYRTAKQIESYSEQLLPKVFSYNNQNILVLDSLAVYPKTAKIDIILLIQSPRVNLERLIDSLQPKQIIADGNNYKTYVTRWRTTCKQKKLPFYHTGTKGAFILE, from the coding sequence ATGAAATTCATAAATTTTTCGATAGTTAAGTTTTCGGTATTTCTAACATTAGGAATTCTTTCGGCTTTTTTTATTCCCACAAGCACCTTTCTTCTGCCATTTTTATTCTTTGGTTTCCTAATTCTTTTTGTGATCTGGATTGTTGAAAGAAAACGACTTCAAAAATCAATCTTTTTTGGAATTCTAACCTATCTTGTTTTCTTCGGAATTGGCTTTGTTTGTTATCAATTACAACTTCCTAAATTTCAAGACGAGCATTATTCGCACGTTCTTTCAAAAGGAGGTACTTCTGAAACATCTTTGCTTTCTTTAAAAATTACAGAAGTTTTAAAACCGGATCGCTATAACCATAAATATTTAGCAGAATGTATATCTGTCAATAAAACAGAAACAACTGGTAAAATATTACTGAATATTCAAAAAGATTCTACCTCAACAGAATATACTATTGACGATGTACTATTAATTTCTGAAAAAGTAATCAGCATCCCAAAACCGTTGAATCCACATCAATTTGATTATTCAGCATATATGAAAAAACTTGGGGTGTATTATCAAGTCCGAAGTGAATCTCAAGCTATTTTAGTTTTTGAAAAAGGTAGCAAAACCATTCGTGGAAGCGCAGAGAGCTTTCGAAACCATTTAATTGCCAAACTCAACAAAAGCAATATTACCGATAATGAACGATCCATTATCCAGGCTTTGGTTTTGGGGCAGCGACGGGATATTGACAAAGAGTTGTACGCCGATTATGCTGCTGCGGGAGCAGTTCATATTCTAGCTGTTTCAGGATTACACGTCGGGATTTTATTTTTTATTCTGAAATGGCTGTTCTCCCCTTTGGGAAACTTACGCTATGGAAAACAATTGAAATCCATCGTGATTATTGGCTTTTTGTTTGGCTTTGCATTGTTGGCAGGGTTGTCACCTTCGGTGGTACGAGCTGCTACCATGTTTTCACTGTTTCTATTTGCCGAACAGTTAAAACGCCCTACAAATAGTATTAATACACTTTTTATATCGTATTTGTTTTTACTTATTATCAATCCATTATGGTTGTTTCATGTTGGGTTTCAATTAAGCTACCTAGCGGTCTTCTTTATATTGTTGATTCAACCTAAGTTATTTAGGTATTGGTATCCTAAAAATAGAATTATACGTAAAGTCTGGGTGATTATTACCGTATCTATCGCTGCGCAAATAGGAGTTTTACCGTTAAGTCTATTCTACTTTCATCAATTTCCCGGATTATTTTTATTGACCAATATTGTTGTGCTTCCATTCTTAGGAGTGTTATTGGGGTTTGGGTTATTAATTGTTTTATTAGTTTCGATAAACATGCTTCCTATCTGGTTATCTGAAATTTATAACCACATAGTTTTATCGCTAAACAAATTTATAAGCTGGGTTGCCAAGCAAGACGCTTTTTTATTTCAGGATATTCATTTTTCAGAAGAAAAAGTGTTGGTTTCTTATTTGTTTATAGTTGCAACCATCTTACTTTGGAAACAGCACTCCTTTCATCGCTTAATGGTTTGTTTATTGAGTATTTGTTTGTTGATAGGTATATTTATCTGGGATAGGTGGGAAGCTTCAGGGAACGAACTAATCGTATTTCAGAAAAGCAGAAACACAATAATAGGAGTTAAAAATGGAGATAATTTATTGCTTTTAAAACCTGATACTCTTTCAGAGACTGCAAAGAATGCATTCCCAATTAAAGGGTATCGGACTGCCAAACAAATTGAAAGTTATTCAGAACAGCTACTTCCGAAGGTATTCTCATATAACAACCAAAACATATTGGTTTTGGATAGTTTAGCAGTATATCCCAAAACTGCGAAAATTGATATAATACTACTCATACAAAGCCCAAGAGTAAACTTAGAACGGTTAATTGATAGCTTGCAGCCCAAACAAATTATTGCTGATGGAAACAATTATAAAACATATGTAACACGTTGGCGCACTACCTGCAAACAGAAAAAGCTCCCCTTTTACCATACCGGTACCAAGGGAGCCTTCATTCTAGAGTAG
- a CDS encoding thioredoxin family protein, which produces MKNNLLLLFLLIFTTSVTAQKINWMTMNEALAAQETTPKKIIVDVYTHWCGPCKLMDKKTFTDKDVIDYINDNYYAVKFNAEGTEEVTYQDFTYTNPNYQEGRKGRNSQHLFAHALKVTGYPSLVFFENDGKLIQAIPGYKTPEQLEIYLKMIANDDYKKLTTAEAWQEYQKNFEGTF; this is translated from the coding sequence ATGAAAAACAACTTACTCCTCCTTTTTTTACTAATATTTACAACATCGGTTACAGCCCAAAAAATAAACTGGATGACGATGAACGAAGCCTTGGCGGCTCAAGAGACAACACCCAAAAAAATTATTGTTGATGTCTATACACATTGGTGCGGTCCTTGTAAATTAATGGATAAGAAAACATTTACTGATAAAGATGTGATAGATTATATAAATGACAATTATTATGCGGTGAAATTTAATGCTGAAGGCACAGAAGAAGTAACCTATCAGGATTTTACTTATACCAATCCTAATTACCAAGAAGGAAGAAAGGGCCGCAATTCGCAACATCTATTTGCACATGCGTTAAAAGTAACTGGATATCCAAGTTTGGTTTTTTTTGAAAATGATGGGAAACTAATACAAGCAATTCCAGGATATAAAACACCCGAACAATTGGAGATATATCTTAAAATGATAGCAAACGACGATTATAAAAAACTAACAACTGCCGAAGCTTGGCAGGAATACCAAAAAAACTTTGAAGGCACTTTTTAA